TCTGTTTATCTGTACCTCACCTTTGTCATCAACCCATGGAACCCTGAACATTATTACCCTATCGGGTTCGACTATTCTTTCATATATCTTTGCCTTCACAAATTCAGGGTGCCTCTTTACTGTAGGCACAAGGGTTTCCAATACCTCTCTTACCGCTTGATGAAATTCGGGTTGATCAGGGTCTCTCTGTTTCACCTTTTCAATAATTTCACTGATAACGGATAACATAACCATACCTCCTCAATTTAATATAACAGAATTTCTGTCACTCTCTTATGCTGTATACAATCGATTACAAAAACCCAATGATGATATTGGATAAAGCAATCGGCTACCTATTACCGTATAATATAATATCTTATTAAATAAAATTCAATATTTTTCTAAAAATATTTTAAATTTTTATTTCTAAATTGATTTTGTTTTTATATTAGATAGCATAACATGTTACGAATCTAAAAAGATGAATAAACAGGATGCAATAAGGTGTATTGCCTTTTCCTAACATTCACCAAGCCC
The Pseudomonadota bacterium genome window above contains:
- a CDS encoding glutamate dehydrogenase (converts 2-oxoglutarate to glutamate; in Escherichia coli this enzyme plays a role in glutamate synthesis when the cell is under energy restriction; uses NADPH; forms a homohexamer), whose amino-acid sequence is MLSVISEIIEKVKQRDPDQPEFHQAVREVLETLVPTVKRHPEFVKAKIYERIVEPDRVIMFRVPWVDDKGEVQINR